One window from the genome of Nicotiana tomentosiformis chromosome 5, ASM39032v3, whole genome shotgun sequence encodes:
- the LOC104118991 gene encoding F-box/LRR-repeat protein At3g26922-like isoform X1 has product MDSLKEGDSRSSNLGESTSKKRKGGVSGVEETLDRVSQLPDALLVQILSLLPTKDAVASCVLSKRWCYLWYSIYNFLFINSDYRTENFIYFVDHVLAHCTSSNIKKFQLNFDYMTRWNFDLETIRWISFAVERKVEDVILCSDDEELTYKLPLSMGTCSSLITLNLSRWVFDKRLAIAWNSLKSLKLDLISLDDDDIVNLLSGCPAMETLELFFFRGFRRLEITSSNLKRLTLAGHWRPDFENDTSLEIMAPYLQHLEISGNLYNLMCRLVNVSSLVNAKLTFNITCIKSIQSGEYDNDVEEATCGDYHQVLRTLVQDYLHKLSYATELSIGTCFREVLCASQFEGVPWVLIPDLKCKYLTLELHIGNFNLHGLAGLLRASPNAETLNIDIAITLFGSPCRFESKYLGKVDNANIERRISSFPFPNLKIVKIGISVEMCLKYNFAWQFKKLFELSKFLLKIATVLEKFIITSERRKCRRCSMNCESRLLSQLTEKLLRCARSSANPVFIFQE; this is encoded by the exons ATGGATTCACTCAAAGAAGGTGATTCTAGAAGTAGTAATTTGGGAGAATCAACGTCGAAGAAACGAAAGGGCGGAGTCAGTGGAGTTGAAGAAACCCTAGACCGTGTCAGTCAGTTGCCGGACGCACTCCTCGTACAAATTCTCTCTCTTTTGCCCACCAAAGATGCCGTCGCATCATGTGTTCTCTCAAAACGGTGGTGTTATCTCTGGTATTCAATTTATAACTTCCTTTTCATTAATAGTGATTACAGGACAGAAAACTTCATATACTTTGTGGACCACGTTTTAGCTCATTGCACTAGTTCCAACATCAAAAAATTCCAACTCAATTTTGATTACATGACTCGATGGAACTTTGACTTGGAAACCATCCGATGGATTAGCTTTGCTGTAGAAAGAAAAGTGGAAGATGTTATATTGTGTTCAGATGATGAAGAACTCACTTACAAATTGCCTCTATCTATGGGCACTTGTTCGTCATTAATTACATTGAATTTGAGCCGCTGGGTGTTTGATAAAAGACTGGCCATTGCTTGGAACTCTCTTAAGAGCTTAAAGCTGGACCTAATCAGTTTAGACGATGACGATATTGTGAACTTACTGTCAGGTTGTCCTGCTATGGAAACACTGGAGTTGTTCTTCTTTCGGGGTTTTCGTCGTCTTGAAATTACTTCTTCAAATTTAAAGAGACTAACATTGGCAGGCCATTGGCGGCCTGATTTCGAAAATGACACTTCTTTGGAAATTATGGCCCCGTATCTTCAGCATTTGGAGATTTCGGGGAATCTTTATAATCTCATGTGTAGGCTTGTAAATGTGTCTTCCTTAGTTAATGCTAAGCTTACTTTCAACATTACATGTATCAAAAGCATCCAGTCTGGTGAATATGATAATGATGTTGAGGAAGCCACTTGTGGTGATTATCATCAAGTTTTAAGGACACTCGTGCAAGATTATCTTCATAAGTTGAGTTATGCAACCGAGCTATCAATTGGAACTTGCTTCAGAGAG GTCCTGTGTGCCTCACAGTTTGAAGGGGTGCCATGGGTGCTGATTCCAGACCTGAAATGCAAATATCTTACACTAGAGTTGCATATAGGAAACTTTAATTTGCATGGACTAGCTGGCCTTTTGCGAGCGTCACCTAATGCGGAGACACTCAACATAGACATCGCAATTACGCTT TTTGGTTCCCCCTGCCGCTTTGAGTCAAAATATTTGGGCAAAGTAGATAATGCTAATATTGAGAGAAGGATTTCAAGCTTTCCGTTTCCCAACCTCAAGATTGTTAAGATTGGTATCTCCGTCGAAATGTGCTTGAAGTATAATTTCGCATGGCAATTTAAAAAGCtttttgaactttcaaaattCCTGTTGAAGATTGCAAcggttttggagaagttcattatCACATCAGAGAGAAGAAAGTGCAGGAGATGTTCAATGAACTGTGAGTCCCGACTTTTATCTCAGTTGACTGAGAAATTGTTACGTTGTGCAAGATCCTCTGCCAATCCTGTATTTATCTTCCAGGAGTGA
- the LOC104118991 gene encoding F-box/LRR-repeat protein At3g26922-like isoform X2 codes for MDSLKEGDSRSSNLGESTSKKRKGGVSGVEETLDRVSQLPDALLVQILSLLPTKDAVASCVLSKRWCYLWYSIYNFLFINSDYRTENFIYFVDHVLAHCTSSNIKKFQLNFDYMTRWNFDLETIRWISFAVERKVEDVILCSDDEELTYKLPLSMGTCSSLITLNLSRWVFDKRLAIAWNSLKSLKLDLISLDDDDIVNLLSGCPAMETLELFFFRGFRRLEITSSNLKRLTLAGHWRPDFENDTSLEIMAPYLQHLEISGNLYNLMCRLVNVSSLVNAKLTFNITCIKSIQSGEYDNDVEEATCGDYHQVLRTLVQDYLHKLSYATELSIGTCFREFGSPCRFESKYLGKVDNANIERRISSFPFPNLKIVKIGISVEMCLKYNFAWQFKKLFELSKFLLKIATVLEKFIITSERRKCRRCSMNCESRLLSQLTEKLLRCARSSANPVFIFQE; via the exons ATGGATTCACTCAAAGAAGGTGATTCTAGAAGTAGTAATTTGGGAGAATCAACGTCGAAGAAACGAAAGGGCGGAGTCAGTGGAGTTGAAGAAACCCTAGACCGTGTCAGTCAGTTGCCGGACGCACTCCTCGTACAAATTCTCTCTCTTTTGCCCACCAAAGATGCCGTCGCATCATGTGTTCTCTCAAAACGGTGGTGTTATCTCTGGTATTCAATTTATAACTTCCTTTTCATTAATAGTGATTACAGGACAGAAAACTTCATATACTTTGTGGACCACGTTTTAGCTCATTGCACTAGTTCCAACATCAAAAAATTCCAACTCAATTTTGATTACATGACTCGATGGAACTTTGACTTGGAAACCATCCGATGGATTAGCTTTGCTGTAGAAAGAAAAGTGGAAGATGTTATATTGTGTTCAGATGATGAAGAACTCACTTACAAATTGCCTCTATCTATGGGCACTTGTTCGTCATTAATTACATTGAATTTGAGCCGCTGGGTGTTTGATAAAAGACTGGCCATTGCTTGGAACTCTCTTAAGAGCTTAAAGCTGGACCTAATCAGTTTAGACGATGACGATATTGTGAACTTACTGTCAGGTTGTCCTGCTATGGAAACACTGGAGTTGTTCTTCTTTCGGGGTTTTCGTCGTCTTGAAATTACTTCTTCAAATTTAAAGAGACTAACATTGGCAGGCCATTGGCGGCCTGATTTCGAAAATGACACTTCTTTGGAAATTATGGCCCCGTATCTTCAGCATTTGGAGATTTCGGGGAATCTTTATAATCTCATGTGTAGGCTTGTAAATGTGTCTTCCTTAGTTAATGCTAAGCTTACTTTCAACATTACATGTATCAAAAGCATCCAGTCTGGTGAATATGATAATGATGTTGAGGAAGCCACTTGTGGTGATTATCATCAAGTTTTAAGGACACTCGTGCAAGATTATCTTCATAAGTTGAGTTATGCAACCGAGCTATCAATTGGAACTTGCTTCAGAGAG TTTGGTTCCCCCTGCCGCTTTGAGTCAAAATATTTGGGCAAAGTAGATAATGCTAATATTGAGAGAAGGATTTCAAGCTTTCCGTTTCCCAACCTCAAGATTGTTAAGATTGGTATCTCCGTCGAAATGTGCTTGAAGTATAATTTCGCATGGCAATTTAAAAAGCtttttgaactttcaaaattCCTGTTGAAGATTGCAAcggttttggagaagttcattatCACATCAGAGAGAAGAAAGTGCAGGAGATGTTCAATGAACTGTGAGTCCCGACTTTTATCTCAGTTGACTGAGAAATTGTTACGTTGTGCAAGATCCTCTGCCAATCCTGTATTTATCTTCCAGGAGTGA